In Blastopirellula sp. J2-11, a single genomic region encodes these proteins:
- a CDS encoding Nramp family divalent metal transporter: MLRIETPPTSYVAILRRIGPGLIVAGSIVGSGELIATTKAGAEAGFWLLWLIMIGCVIKVFVQVEFGRYTIFSGNTALYGMNEVPGPAISYRLVTPARVNWLMIYWFVMTAASIAQLGGIVGGVGQALQMGLPLTEKGRYYNEFGDLQTRIRVTETLITRAADRDDPEEEAGQQTILAQLEGDLDEQGAHYLALRRSIQSANKELLNYKPDSAEAATLLTELTKSKDELKAIQKNVEPIDDEIWAAVLGGVTAILLLVGRYRFIETISTVLVASFTLVTVGNLLALQLNPDWAVTPQEFLRGLSFRFTPANEAIGVSPLMTALATFGIIGVGATELIAYPYWCLEKGYARFVGPRDDSPEWGQRAAGWMRVMCCDAWCSMIVYTFATIAFYLLGAAILGRIKLIPESSEMIRSLSVMYEPVFGAYAPPLFLFGAFAVLYSTFFVANACHARVNADGLQIFGLLGQGDATYRGGVKFLCGFFPLLCVVIYIVYPHPTILVIFSGMMQAIMLPMLSAAALYFRYYRCDKRIAPGVAWDVCLWLSAIGMLVAGGYLAYAKAPELVRSLMGLWQ, from the coding sequence TTGCTCCGTATTGAAACGCCCCCCACTTCCTATGTCGCTATCTTGCGGCGGATTGGGCCGGGTCTGATCGTGGCTGGATCGATCGTTGGATCTGGCGAGTTGATCGCAACCACCAAGGCAGGCGCCGAAGCCGGATTCTGGCTGCTCTGGCTGATCATGATCGGCTGCGTGATCAAAGTCTTTGTGCAGGTAGAGTTTGGCCGCTACACCATCTTTAGCGGCAACACCGCGCTGTACGGCATGAACGAAGTCCCGGGGCCGGCGATCTCGTACCGGTTGGTGACGCCGGCACGGGTCAACTGGTTGATGATCTATTGGTTTGTCATGACCGCCGCGAGCATCGCTCAGTTGGGCGGCATTGTCGGCGGCGTCGGCCAAGCGTTGCAAATGGGACTTCCACTGACCGAAAAGGGACGGTACTACAACGAATTTGGCGATCTGCAAACGCGGATTCGCGTTACCGAAACCTTGATCACGCGGGCCGCAGATCGCGACGACCCAGAAGAAGAAGCGGGTCAGCAGACGATTCTGGCTCAGTTGGAAGGAGATCTGGACGAGCAAGGCGCCCACTATCTCGCGCTGCGTCGTTCGATTCAATCCGCCAATAAAGAGTTGCTGAACTATAAGCCAGATAGCGCCGAAGCCGCGACATTGCTGACGGAATTGACCAAGAGCAAAGACGAACTGAAAGCGATTCAAAAAAACGTCGAACCGATCGACGACGAAATCTGGGCGGCTGTCTTGGGCGGTGTGACCGCAATTCTGTTGCTGGTCGGACGCTACCGCTTTATTGAAACGATTTCGACCGTGCTGGTCGCATCTTTTACGCTGGTGACGGTTGGCAATCTGCTGGCGCTGCAACTCAATCCCGATTGGGCGGTGACTCCGCAAGAGTTCCTGCGGGGGCTTAGTTTCCGCTTTACGCCGGCCAACGAAGCGATCGGCGTCTCGCCGCTCATGACCGCGCTGGCGACGTTTGGCATTATCGGCGTCGGCGCGACGGAGTTGATCGCTTATCCCTACTGGTGCCTTGAAAAAGGATACGCAAGATTTGTCGGGCCGCGCGATGATTCGCCCGAGTGGGGACAGCGCGCCGCTGGCTGGATGCGGGTCATGTGCTGCGACGCATGGTGTTCGATGATCGTCTATACGTTCGCGACCATCGCGTTCTATTTGCTGGGCGCCGCGATCTTGGGGCGGATTAAATTGATTCCGGAAAGCTCGGAGATGATCCGCTCGCTGAGCGTGATGTATGAACCGGTTTTCGGCGCCTATGCGCCTCCCCTCTTTTTGTTCGGCGCGTTTGCGGTGCTCTACTCAACGTTCTTCGTAGCGAACGCATGTCATGCTCGCGTCAACGCCGATGGCCTGCAGATCTTTGGCCTGCTCGGACAAGGGGACGCGACCTATCGCGGCGGAGTCAAGTTTTTGTGCGGCTTTTTCCCGCTGCTGTGCGTGGTGATTTACATCGTCTATCCCCACCCGACTATTTTGGTGATCTTCAGCGGCATGATGCAGGCGATCATGTTGCCGATGCTGTCGGCGGCGGCGCTTTACTTCCGCTACTACCGCTGTGATAAACGGATTGCGCCCGGAGTTGCGTGGGATGTTTGCCTCTGGCTCTCGGCGATTGGCATGTTGGTCGCCGGCGGATATCTGGCTTACGCCAAAGCGCCGGAACTGGTCCGTAGCCTGATGGGGTTGTGGCAATAG
- a CDS encoding NTP transferase domain-containing protein, with protein MLKNLAILQIDTVDQDSVSAAGLDAGKRSRIVPSRLAQRFIAGKPLVEWIIRRVGEAHVDGVMVVLSDDADTGALLPLIPSDTPVYISRKHDSLGRFADAVREYQPRGVVRIPIETPFVDPALIDRLLTTAAMFEKCDYVGYRHLDGCAAVASPLGLFAEWYRAKAILKADEIVTDSSERADISRSISTRPDWFPQHLLPVPSELECADVRLSVVDEEDWDHSLTIVDAMRSHDLEWQDVVRFIRETPHLRQRMETMNQVG; from the coding sequence ATGCTGAAGAATCTTGCTATTCTGCAGATCGATACCGTCGACCAAGACAGCGTCAGCGCTGCAGGACTCGACGCCGGGAAACGAAGTCGAATTGTTCCCTCTCGGTTAGCTCAACGTTTCATTGCCGGCAAACCGCTGGTCGAATGGATCATTCGCCGCGTCGGCGAGGCGCATGTCGACGGCGTGATGGTGGTCCTATCTGACGATGCGGATACGGGCGCATTGCTGCCGCTAATCCCGAGCGATACGCCGGTTTATATTAGCCGCAAGCATGATTCGCTCGGTCGTTTCGCCGATGCAGTCCGCGAATATCAGCCGCGCGGCGTTGTTCGCATTCCGATCGAAACCCCCTTTGTCGATCCGGCGCTGATTGATCGTTTGCTGACCACCGCCGCGATGTTTGAGAAATGTGATTATGTCGGCTATCGTCACCTAGACGGATGTGCCGCTGTCGCTTCTCCGCTAGGACTGTTCGCGGAATGGTATCGCGCCAAAGCGATTCTGAAAGCGGATGAAATTGTCACCGATTCGTCCGAACGAGCCGACATTAGCCGATCGATATCGACTCGACCCGATTGGTTCCCGCAGCATCTGTTGCCGGTTCCGAGCGAGTTGGAATGTGCCGACGTCCGCTTGTCGGTCGTTGATGAAGAGGACTGGGATCACTCGCTGACGATTGTCGATGCGATGCGTTCACACGATCTCGAATGGCAGGATGTCGTTCGATTCATTCGTGAAACGCCTCATCTGCGGCAGCGAATGGAGACGATGAATCAAGTCGGATAA
- a CDS encoding HAD family hydrolase, translated as MSSRAKSKIEAVVFDMDGLMFNTELLYPQVSYELLRRRGHELTQELTNAMMGRPARDAFRIMIEWHELDATPEILADESDAIFEVILDEHLAPMPGLLALLNALEQAEVPKGVATSSGRPMAEKILGTFEILPRLRFLLCGTDVENGKPNPEIYLLAAEKMGVAPERMLVLEDSHTGSRAAIAAGAFVVATPGDHSRHHDFSGAQFVANTLEDTRIYEVLGLPREI; from the coding sequence ATGAGTTCGCGGGCGAAAAGTAAGATCGAGGCCGTTGTTTTTGACATGGACGGCCTCATGTTTAACACCGAACTCTTATATCCTCAGGTCTCCTACGAATTGCTGAGGCGGCGCGGGCATGAGTTAACGCAAGAGCTTACCAACGCGATGATGGGGCGCCCCGCGCGGGACGCCTTTCGCATCATGATCGAATGGCATGAGTTGGACGCTACGCCGGAAATTCTGGCTGACGAGTCGGATGCAATCTTCGAGGTGATCTTGGACGAGCATCTAGCGCCGATGCCGGGGCTGTTAGCGCTATTGAACGCGTTAGAGCAAGCGGAAGTTCCCAAGGGGGTTGCGACCAGTTCTGGGCGGCCGATGGCGGAGAAAATTTTGGGCACGTTCGAGATTTTGCCGCGGCTCCGATTTTTGCTGTGCGGGACCGATGTCGAGAATGGCAAACCAAACCCAGAAATCTATTTGCTAGCGGCGGAGAAGATGGGGGTTGCGCCGGAGCGAATGTTGGTGCTCGAAGATAGTCACACCGGCAGTCGCGCAGCGATCGCCGCCGGTGCGTTTGTTGTCGCGACTCCAGGCGATCATAGTCGGCATCATGATTTTTCCGGCGCCCAATTTGTCGCCAACACGCTGGAAGATACACGAATCTACGAAGTGCTAGGACTGCCACGCGAAATCTAG